CCTGGCCACGCAAAGCAGGCTTCGCCCCCCCCGTCCGTCAGGTTCTCCAATAATGTCATGATAACGTTTTGCACTTCAGCGTCCGGACAAAGCTCGCCTAAAAGACATCCGGCAGCATGTGCCGCAGTGACACCGAACAACGCCTCGGCACGCGGATTGAGCAGGATCACCCGCTGACGATCATCAATAACAACCAGTGCATCCGTAATGGAGCGGATAATGCTATCGATTTTATCCCGACCATCCTCGGCTTCCCACAAGGCCTTTTTAAGGTTGTCCTCCTGCTGCTTACGTTCCGTAATATCCTCGGCCACACCGCGAAAGCCACCGGCGCTGCCATCGTCCTCGATAATCGGAAGACCGCTCAGCATCAGACACCTTCGGCGGCCATCTTTGTGCTGTAACCACTTTTCCACGTTGCGGAAAGTCTTCGGATTTTCCTCCCAGTCCCGGAACAGAACCTGCCAGGCCTCTGCGGCAGCCGCATTGTCCAGTTCAGCCAGGGACTTCCCGATCAGCGCATCGGCCTTGTAACCCAGGATACTGCTGGCGCGTTCGGAGACATAACGAAACCGCCAGTCGGGCCCGACCTCCCAAATCAGATCCCCGACACTCAGAGCGATATCGCGGAACCGCCGCTCCTCCTGTCGAAGCAACCGTTCGGCCTTTTTGCAATCCGTCGTGTCCACAGCCAGGCCGAGCAAACCTTCCACTTGCCCATCGTCCCCTGTAACCCGTGTCCGGATAATGCGATAAGCCCGCATGTTGCCATCGACCTGCCAACAAGACTGCTCGTTTTCAACCGCCCCGTCCGTCAAATAAACCGCAGGATCATCCAAAGCAAAAACAGCCGGGTTGTCAGGCCCCCAATGCCGGCCGATTTCCCGGTGATGCCTGCCGAGGAGCTGCGACTCCGACATCCCAAGGATGTCGCACATCTGCTTGTTTACAAAAACGATTTCCTTCTTGCGATCCAGCAGCCACATGCCGAAAGGAGCTGCCTTGAAAATAGCATCCAGCACCTGACTTCGGCGAAAGAATCGACGCCATTCCGGTACCGGCCGGTTAAAGCGATTGCCACGACCCGGTCGTGTCGAACCACTGAAGCCACCCGGCAACAGTTGACCGGCATGACCGATATAGGGATGTAACCCGAAGGCTTCGCGCAACTCGGCGGAGGATGACTCCTGGCGCTGATAACCGCTCAAAACCAACAAAGGATGATCCTGGCTTGCCGTATTCATCCAAAGCAAAAAGTCGCGACGACTCTTTTCCGGCACGCCGCATTGTTTCAACCAGGTCATATCGCAGATAAGACGGCACCCGGCATTTTCATCAGAGCCGC
This DNA window, taken from Syntrophotalea carbinolica DSM 2380, encodes the following:
- a CDS encoding PAS domain S-box protein, encoding MTVISSSDNDFKQVFEDLHWQDHVCLVYDDAKEWGRNLVRFVKAGLDRNHKSLCLMPSGMFSDASLLAQDEALLLQQAIKDGLLVHWHDFETLQQILEEGRLPGMFVPSGGSDENAGCRLICDMTWLKQCGVPEKSRRDFLLWMNTASQDHPLLVLSGYQRQESSSAELREAFGLHPYIGHAGQLLPGGFSGSTRPGRGNRFNRPVPEWRRFFRRSQVLDAIFKAAPFGMWLLDRKKEIVFVNKQMCDILGMSESQLLGRHHREIGRHWGPDNPAVFALDDPAVYLTDGAVENEQSCWQVDGNMRAYRIIRTRVTGDDGQVEGLLGLAVDTTDCKKAERLLRQEERRFRDIALSVGDLIWEVGPDWRFRYVSERASSILGYKADALIGKSLAELDNAAAAEAWQVLFRDWEENPKTFRNVEKWLQHKDGRRRCLMLSGLPIIEDDGSAGGFRGVAEDITERKQQEDNLKKALWEAEDGRDKIDSIIRSITDALVVIDDRQRVILLNPRAEALFGVTAAHAAGCLLGELCPDAEVQNVIMTLLENLTDGGGEACFAWPGGDSTSPDYFKARASRMRNIQGDGTGAIVIFHDVTQEREMERVKTEFISTAAHELRTPLTSIMGYLEFCMHPEEFGGFSDAQLKEFMTEIYDKAEVLERIVSDLLDISRMEAGREIPLVLETVDVAEISRKLLQHFQLQFPRYRFEMEFAAGTSHLVRADREKLVQVMENIISNAIKYSQEGKAVRVIGRCEPKCYRISVRDQGIGMTPEQIERMFDKFYRAVDLNSGVRGLGLGMHIVKHIIERHGGGIEVVSAPGAGTEIIFSLPLCE